The following proteins are co-located in the Neodiprion virginianus isolate iyNeoVirg1 chromosome 6, iyNeoVirg1.1, whole genome shotgun sequence genome:
- the LOC124308286 gene encoding iduronate 2-sulfatase isoform X1, with amino-acid sequence MGDRPRNSVHFRLSNLFIFINFTIFRVFGKQNVLMIVVDDLRPSLGCYGDPNAVTPNIDLLAKRGVLFTRAFAQQALCAPSRNSLLTGRRPDTLKLYDFYSYWRDTIGNFSTLPQHLKSHGYTTMSIGKVFHPGSSSNGSDDFPYSWSEKPFHPYTDRYKDARLCQTTSNSTPARNIVCPVYVPHMPNQTLPDIETLRAAKSFLFKHRGDEKPFFLAVGFQKPHIPLKYPRKCLEHHPLEKFDVPDNYKWSENVSYAAYNPWLDLRKRDDVKKLDLKFPFQKIPRYYAKLIIQSYYAAVTYIDDLIGLLLKQLAVYNIERFTTVVLISDHGWSLGEHGEWAKYSNFEVALRVPVIITIPQVTFDPWIESTYATKNFTLPQNSDCSPKLGCIENRYRKKGYVMSDAMIELVDIFPTIADLTNLPIPLCIDDKDYRHKYKSNSTSMSSNLCSEGVSFLPVIYAIMYEKIIPWKKAVFSQYPRPGVVPTRNPNSDEPRLSEITIMGYTIRTKEYRYTAWASFNSSIVKTDWSTIIAEELYYHKFDVEENLNLSTIPEFSRIKNKLRNQLKNGWRKALPQRYKN; translated from the exons atggGGGATCGGCCTCGAAATTCCGTTCACTTTCGGCTGAgcaatttgttcatttttattaatttcacaaTATTCAGAGTGTTTGGAAAGCAAAATGTCCTCATGATAGTAGTTGATGATTTAAGGCCATCACTCGGCTGTTATGGAGATCCTAATGCCGTTACACCAAACATTGATCTTTTGGCAAAGAGAGGCGTGCTGTTTACTCGAGCATTCGCTCAG caAGCGCTATGTGCTCCAAGCAGAAATTCTCTTTTAACCGGCCGGAGGCCAGACACACTCAAACTTTATGACTTCTACAGCTATTGGCGGGATacaattggaaatttttctactCTGCCGCAACATTTGAAAAGTCATGGTTATACTACCATGTCAATCGGAAAAGTCTTTCACCCAG GATCAAGTTCTAATGGATCAGATGATTTTCCGTATTCTTGGTCTGAGAAACCATTTCATCCATACACAGATCGTTACAAAGATGCACGATTATGCCAAACTACATCAAACTCAACACCTGCCCGCAATATC GTCTGCCCTGTGTATGTTCCTCATATGCCTAATCAAACACTGCCAGATATAGAGACATTAAGAGCAGCGAAATCATTTCTATTCAAACATCGTGGAGATGAGAAACCTTTCTTCCTTGCGGTTGGCTTTCAAAAACCTCACATTCCACTGAAATATCCACGAAAATGTCTTG AGCATCATCCACTAGAAAAGTTTGATGTACCTGATAACTACAAGTGGTCAGAGAATGTGAGTTACGCAGCCTACAACCCTTGGCTGGATCTTCGAAAACGTGATGATGTAAAAAAACTTGATCTcaaatttccatttcaaaaaataccac GCTACTATGCAAAGTTGATCATCCAATCCTACTATGCTGCAGTAACTTACATTGATGACTTGATTGGATTACTTTTGAAACAACTAGCCGTTTATAACATAGAGCGGTTCACAACTGTAGTTCTTATATCTGATCACG GCTGGTCACTGGGTGAACATGGGGAATGGGCAAAATACAGTAATTTTGAAGTAGCCCTGAGAGTTCCTGTTATAATTACCATTCCTCAGGTGACGTTTGATCCATGGATTGAGAGCACCTatgcaacaaaaaattttacgctaCCCCAGAATTCAGACTGTAGTCCAAAGCTGGGATGCATCGAAAACAG GTATCGGAAGAAGGGCTATGTTATGTCAGATGCTATGATAGAATTGGTAgatatttttccaacaataGCTGACTTAACAAATCTGCCAATACCGTTATGCATCGATGACAAGGATTATCGACACAAGTACAAGAGCAACTCTACATCGATGTCTTCTAATCTTTGCAGTGAAGGTGTCAGCTTCTTACCTGTCATTTATGCAATTATGTATGAGAAG ATCATTCCATGGAAGAAAGCTGTCTTTAGTCAATACCCTCGGCCAGGTGTAGTACCCACACGAAATCCAAACAGTGACGAACCACGTTTAAGCGAAATAACTATTATGGGTTACACAATTCGAACAAAGGAATATCGGTATACTGCATGGGCATCATTCAATAGTAGCATTGTGAAAACTGATTGGAGTACGATAATTGCTGAAGAGTTATACTATCACAAATTTgatgttgaagaaaatttgaatttaagtACTATACCAGAATTTTCacggataaaaaataaacttagGAACCAACTGAAAAATGGTTGGAGAAAAGCTCTGCCACaacgatataaaaattga
- the LOC124308286 gene encoding iduronate 2-sulfatase isoform X3: MGDRPRNSVHFRLSNLFIFINFTIFRVFGKQNVLMIVVDDLRPSLGCYGDPNAVTPNIDLLAKRGVLFTRAFAQQALCAPSRNSLLTGRRPDTLKLYDFYSYWRDTIGNFSTLPQHLKSHGYTTMSIGKVFHPEHHPLEKFDVPDNYKWSENVSYAAYNPWLDLRKRDDVKKLDLKFPFQKIPRYYAKLIIQSYYAAVTYIDDLIGLLLKQLAVYNIERFTTVVLISDHGWSLGEHGEWAKYSNFEVALRVPVIITIPQVTFDPWIESTYATKNFTLPQNSDCSPKLGCIENRYRKKGYVMSDAMIELVDIFPTIADLTNLPIPLCIDDKDYRHKYKSNSTSMSSNLCSEGVSFLPVIYAIMYEKIIPWKKAVFSQYPRPGVVPTRNPNSDEPRLSEITIMGYTIRTKEYRYTAWASFNSSIVKTDWSTIIAEELYYHKFDVEENLNLSTIPEFSRIKNKLRNQLKNGWRKALPQRYKN; encoded by the exons atggGGGATCGGCCTCGAAATTCCGTTCACTTTCGGCTGAgcaatttgttcatttttattaatttcacaaTATTCAGAGTGTTTGGAAAGCAAAATGTCCTCATGATAGTAGTTGATGATTTAAGGCCATCACTCGGCTGTTATGGAGATCCTAATGCCGTTACACCAAACATTGATCTTTTGGCAAAGAGAGGCGTGCTGTTTACTCGAGCATTCGCTCAG caAGCGCTATGTGCTCCAAGCAGAAATTCTCTTTTAACCGGCCGGAGGCCAGACACACTCAAACTTTATGACTTCTACAGCTATTGGCGGGATacaattggaaatttttctactCTGCCGCAACATTTGAAAAGTCATGGTTATACTACCATGTCAATCGGAAAAGTCTTTCACCCAG AGCATCATCCACTAGAAAAGTTTGATGTACCTGATAACTACAAGTGGTCAGAGAATGTGAGTTACGCAGCCTACAACCCTTGGCTGGATCTTCGAAAACGTGATGATGTAAAAAAACTTGATCTcaaatttccatttcaaaaaataccac GCTACTATGCAAAGTTGATCATCCAATCCTACTATGCTGCAGTAACTTACATTGATGACTTGATTGGATTACTTTTGAAACAACTAGCCGTTTATAACATAGAGCGGTTCACAACTGTAGTTCTTATATCTGATCACG GCTGGTCACTGGGTGAACATGGGGAATGGGCAAAATACAGTAATTTTGAAGTAGCCCTGAGAGTTCCTGTTATAATTACCATTCCTCAGGTGACGTTTGATCCATGGATTGAGAGCACCTatgcaacaaaaaattttacgctaCCCCAGAATTCAGACTGTAGTCCAAAGCTGGGATGCATCGAAAACAG GTATCGGAAGAAGGGCTATGTTATGTCAGATGCTATGATAGAATTGGTAgatatttttccaacaataGCTGACTTAACAAATCTGCCAATACCGTTATGCATCGATGACAAGGATTATCGACACAAGTACAAGAGCAACTCTACATCGATGTCTTCTAATCTTTGCAGTGAAGGTGTCAGCTTCTTACCTGTCATTTATGCAATTATGTATGAGAAG ATCATTCCATGGAAGAAAGCTGTCTTTAGTCAATACCCTCGGCCAGGTGTAGTACCCACACGAAATCCAAACAGTGACGAACCACGTTTAAGCGAAATAACTATTATGGGTTACACAATTCGAACAAAGGAATATCGGTATACTGCATGGGCATCATTCAATAGTAGCATTGTGAAAACTGATTGGAGTACGATAATTGCTGAAGAGTTATACTATCACAAATTTgatgttgaagaaaatttgaatttaagtACTATACCAGAATTTTCacggataaaaaataaacttagGAACCAACTGAAAAATGGTTGGAGAAAAGCTCTGCCACaacgatataaaaattga
- the LOC124308286 gene encoding iduronate 2-sulfatase isoform X2 — translation MEILMPLHQTLIFWQREACCLLEHSLSYWRDTIGNFSTLPQHLKSHGYTTMSIGKVFHPGSSSNGSDDFPYSWSEKPFHPYTDRYKDARLCQTTSNSTPARNIVCPVYVPHMPNQTLPDIETLRAAKSFLFKHRGDEKPFFLAVGFQKPHIPLKYPRKCLEHHPLEKFDVPDNYKWSENVSYAAYNPWLDLRKRDDVKKLDLKFPFQKIPRYYAKLIIQSYYAAVTYIDDLIGLLLKQLAVYNIERFTTVVLISDHGWSLGEHGEWAKYSNFEVALRVPVIITIPQVTFDPWIESTYATKNFTLPQNSDCSPKLGCIENRYRKKGYVMSDAMIELVDIFPTIADLTNLPIPLCIDDKDYRHKYKSNSTSMSSNLCSEGVSFLPVIYAIMYEKIIPWKKAVFSQYPRPGVVPTRNPNSDEPRLSEITIMGYTIRTKEYRYTAWASFNSSIVKTDWSTIIAEELYYHKFDVEENLNLSTIPEFSRIKNKLRNQLKNGWRKALPQRYKN, via the exons ATGGAGATCCTAATGCCGTTACACCAAACATTGATCTTTTGGCAAAGAGAGGCGTGCTGTTTACTCGAGCATTCGCTCAG CTATTGGCGGGATacaattggaaatttttctactCTGCCGCAACATTTGAAAAGTCATGGTTATACTACCATGTCAATCGGAAAAGTCTTTCACCCAG GATCAAGTTCTAATGGATCAGATGATTTTCCGTATTCTTGGTCTGAGAAACCATTTCATCCATACACAGATCGTTACAAAGATGCACGATTATGCCAAACTACATCAAACTCAACACCTGCCCGCAATATC GTCTGCCCTGTGTATGTTCCTCATATGCCTAATCAAACACTGCCAGATATAGAGACATTAAGAGCAGCGAAATCATTTCTATTCAAACATCGTGGAGATGAGAAACCTTTCTTCCTTGCGGTTGGCTTTCAAAAACCTCACATTCCACTGAAATATCCACGAAAATGTCTTG AGCATCATCCACTAGAAAAGTTTGATGTACCTGATAACTACAAGTGGTCAGAGAATGTGAGTTACGCAGCCTACAACCCTTGGCTGGATCTTCGAAAACGTGATGATGTAAAAAAACTTGATCTcaaatttccatttcaaaaaataccac GCTACTATGCAAAGTTGATCATCCAATCCTACTATGCTGCAGTAACTTACATTGATGACTTGATTGGATTACTTTTGAAACAACTAGCCGTTTATAACATAGAGCGGTTCACAACTGTAGTTCTTATATCTGATCACG GCTGGTCACTGGGTGAACATGGGGAATGGGCAAAATACAGTAATTTTGAAGTAGCCCTGAGAGTTCCTGTTATAATTACCATTCCTCAGGTGACGTTTGATCCATGGATTGAGAGCACCTatgcaacaaaaaattttacgctaCCCCAGAATTCAGACTGTAGTCCAAAGCTGGGATGCATCGAAAACAG GTATCGGAAGAAGGGCTATGTTATGTCAGATGCTATGATAGAATTGGTAgatatttttccaacaataGCTGACTTAACAAATCTGCCAATACCGTTATGCATCGATGACAAGGATTATCGACACAAGTACAAGAGCAACTCTACATCGATGTCTTCTAATCTTTGCAGTGAAGGTGTCAGCTTCTTACCTGTCATTTATGCAATTATGTATGAGAAG ATCATTCCATGGAAGAAAGCTGTCTTTAGTCAATACCCTCGGCCAGGTGTAGTACCCACACGAAATCCAAACAGTGACGAACCACGTTTAAGCGAAATAACTATTATGGGTTACACAATTCGAACAAAGGAATATCGGTATACTGCATGGGCATCATTCAATAGTAGCATTGTGAAAACTGATTGGAGTACGATAATTGCTGAAGAGTTATACTATCACAAATTTgatgttgaagaaaatttgaatttaagtACTATACCAGAATTTTCacggataaaaaataaacttagGAACCAACTGAAAAATGGTTGGAGAAAAGCTCTGCCACaacgatataaaaattga
- the LOC124308286 gene encoding iduronate 2-sulfatase isoform X4: MVILPCQSEKSFTQNLIFHVGSSSNGSDDFPYSWSEKPFHPYTDRYKDARLCQTTSNSTPARNIVCPVYVPHMPNQTLPDIETLRAAKSFLFKHRGDEKPFFLAVGFQKPHIPLKYPRKCLEHHPLEKFDVPDNYKWSENVSYAAYNPWLDLRKRDDVKKLDLKFPFQKIPRYYAKLIIQSYYAAVTYIDDLIGLLLKQLAVYNIERFTTVVLISDHGWSLGEHGEWAKYSNFEVALRVPVIITIPQVTFDPWIESTYATKNFTLPQNSDCSPKLGCIENRYRKKGYVMSDAMIELVDIFPTIADLTNLPIPLCIDDKDYRHKYKSNSTSMSSNLCSEGVSFLPVIYAIMYEKIIPWKKAVFSQYPRPGVVPTRNPNSDEPRLSEITIMGYTIRTKEYRYTAWASFNSSIVKTDWSTIIAEELYYHKFDVEENLNLSTIPEFSRIKNKLRNQLKNGWRKALPQRYKN; this comes from the exons ATGGTTATACTACCATGTCAATCGGAAAAGTCTTTCACCCAG AACCTGATTTTCCATGTAGGATCAAGTTCTAATGGATCAGATGATTTTCCGTATTCTTGGTCTGAGAAACCATTTCATCCATACACAGATCGTTACAAAGATGCACGATTATGCCAAACTACATCAAACTCAACACCTGCCCGCAATATC GTCTGCCCTGTGTATGTTCCTCATATGCCTAATCAAACACTGCCAGATATAGAGACATTAAGAGCAGCGAAATCATTTCTATTCAAACATCGTGGAGATGAGAAACCTTTCTTCCTTGCGGTTGGCTTTCAAAAACCTCACATTCCACTGAAATATCCACGAAAATGTCTTG AGCATCATCCACTAGAAAAGTTTGATGTACCTGATAACTACAAGTGGTCAGAGAATGTGAGTTACGCAGCCTACAACCCTTGGCTGGATCTTCGAAAACGTGATGATGTAAAAAAACTTGATCTcaaatttccatttcaaaaaataccac GCTACTATGCAAAGTTGATCATCCAATCCTACTATGCTGCAGTAACTTACATTGATGACTTGATTGGATTACTTTTGAAACAACTAGCCGTTTATAACATAGAGCGGTTCACAACTGTAGTTCTTATATCTGATCACG GCTGGTCACTGGGTGAACATGGGGAATGGGCAAAATACAGTAATTTTGAAGTAGCCCTGAGAGTTCCTGTTATAATTACCATTCCTCAGGTGACGTTTGATCCATGGATTGAGAGCACCTatgcaacaaaaaattttacgctaCCCCAGAATTCAGACTGTAGTCCAAAGCTGGGATGCATCGAAAACAG GTATCGGAAGAAGGGCTATGTTATGTCAGATGCTATGATAGAATTGGTAgatatttttccaacaataGCTGACTTAACAAATCTGCCAATACCGTTATGCATCGATGACAAGGATTATCGACACAAGTACAAGAGCAACTCTACATCGATGTCTTCTAATCTTTGCAGTGAAGGTGTCAGCTTCTTACCTGTCATTTATGCAATTATGTATGAGAAG ATCATTCCATGGAAGAAAGCTGTCTTTAGTCAATACCCTCGGCCAGGTGTAGTACCCACACGAAATCCAAACAGTGACGAACCACGTTTAAGCGAAATAACTATTATGGGTTACACAATTCGAACAAAGGAATATCGGTATACTGCATGGGCATCATTCAATAGTAGCATTGTGAAAACTGATTGGAGTACGATAATTGCTGAAGAGTTATACTATCACAAATTTgatgttgaagaaaatttgaatttaagtACTATACCAGAATTTTCacggataaaaaataaacttagGAACCAACTGAAAAATGGTTGGAGAAAAGCTCTGCCACaacgatataaaaattga
- the LOC124308286 gene encoding iduronate 2-sulfatase isoform X5, translated as MVILPCQSEKSFTQVCPVYVPHMPNQTLPDIETLRAAKSFLFKHRGDEKPFFLAVGFQKPHIPLKYPRKCLEHHPLEKFDVPDNYKWSENVSYAAYNPWLDLRKRDDVKKLDLKFPFQKIPRYYAKLIIQSYYAAVTYIDDLIGLLLKQLAVYNIERFTTVVLISDHGWSLGEHGEWAKYSNFEVALRVPVIITIPQVTFDPWIESTYATKNFTLPQNSDCSPKLGCIENRYRKKGYVMSDAMIELVDIFPTIADLTNLPIPLCIDDKDYRHKYKSNSTSMSSNLCSEGVSFLPVIYAIMYEKIIPWKKAVFSQYPRPGVVPTRNPNSDEPRLSEITIMGYTIRTKEYRYTAWASFNSSIVKTDWSTIIAEELYYHKFDVEENLNLSTIPEFSRIKNKLRNQLKNGWRKALPQRYKN; from the exons ATGGTTATACTACCATGTCAATCGGAAAAGTCTTTCACCCAG GTCTGCCCTGTGTATGTTCCTCATATGCCTAATCAAACACTGCCAGATATAGAGACATTAAGAGCAGCGAAATCATTTCTATTCAAACATCGTGGAGATGAGAAACCTTTCTTCCTTGCGGTTGGCTTTCAAAAACCTCACATTCCACTGAAATATCCACGAAAATGTCTTG AGCATCATCCACTAGAAAAGTTTGATGTACCTGATAACTACAAGTGGTCAGAGAATGTGAGTTACGCAGCCTACAACCCTTGGCTGGATCTTCGAAAACGTGATGATGTAAAAAAACTTGATCTcaaatttccatttcaaaaaataccac GCTACTATGCAAAGTTGATCATCCAATCCTACTATGCTGCAGTAACTTACATTGATGACTTGATTGGATTACTTTTGAAACAACTAGCCGTTTATAACATAGAGCGGTTCACAACTGTAGTTCTTATATCTGATCACG GCTGGTCACTGGGTGAACATGGGGAATGGGCAAAATACAGTAATTTTGAAGTAGCCCTGAGAGTTCCTGTTATAATTACCATTCCTCAGGTGACGTTTGATCCATGGATTGAGAGCACCTatgcaacaaaaaattttacgctaCCCCAGAATTCAGACTGTAGTCCAAAGCTGGGATGCATCGAAAACAG GTATCGGAAGAAGGGCTATGTTATGTCAGATGCTATGATAGAATTGGTAgatatttttccaacaataGCTGACTTAACAAATCTGCCAATACCGTTATGCATCGATGACAAGGATTATCGACACAAGTACAAGAGCAACTCTACATCGATGTCTTCTAATCTTTGCAGTGAAGGTGTCAGCTTCTTACCTGTCATTTATGCAATTATGTATGAGAAG ATCATTCCATGGAAGAAAGCTGTCTTTAGTCAATACCCTCGGCCAGGTGTAGTACCCACACGAAATCCAAACAGTGACGAACCACGTTTAAGCGAAATAACTATTATGGGTTACACAATTCGAACAAAGGAATATCGGTATACTGCATGGGCATCATTCAATAGTAGCATTGTGAAAACTGATTGGAGTACGATAATTGCTGAAGAGTTATACTATCACAAATTTgatgttgaagaaaatttgaatttaagtACTATACCAGAATTTTCacggataaaaaataaacttagGAACCAACTGAAAAATGGTTGGAGAAAAGCTCTGCCACaacgatataaaaattga